In the genome of Hyphomonas sp. Mor2, one region contains:
- a CDS encoding DUF2283 domain-containing protein, with the protein MTLDASWDEELEAGYVYLPDHPGAGTPGCVARSIDVFALDESLRGLQIILDVDERNRVIGIEIVR; encoded by the coding sequence ATGACGCTGGATGCAAGCTGGGACGAGGAATTGGAGGCGGGTTATGTCTACCTGCCGGACCACCCGGGCGCCGGGACACCGGGCTGCGTCGCCCGCTCGATCGATGTGTTCGCCCTCGATGAAAGCCTGCGCGGCCTGCAAATCATCCTTGATGTGGATGAGCGCAATCGCGTGATCGGGATCGAGATCGTCCGCTGA
- the argC gene encoding N-acetyl-gamma-glutamyl-phosphate reductase codes for MTDKTKLKAAVLGASGYTGAETVRLLAGHPRVEAVAATGHSLAGKQLSEIFPHLANADLPVVKAEDVDWADIDVAFGCLPHGTSQDLIETLPEHVRVVDLSADYRLRDADLYAETYGRPHLNPARTAQVKYGLPEWRGADLSGETLVACPGCYPTASLLALLPIIDTIDPDSVIIDAKSGVSGAGRGLKEGNLFSEAAEGVHAYGVGTHRHAPEIEQELNLQTGRTDIGVTFTPHLIPMTRGELVTCHVRGDVDQIHATLVAKYADAPFVSVLPLGAPTPDTRHVRGTNHCRIAVYPDRVKGRVVVIAVIDNLVKGSSGQAIQNLNLMMDWDETLGLAGLQALFP; via the coding sequence ATGACTGATAAGACGAAACTGAAAGCTGCGGTGCTCGGCGCATCCGGATATACAGGCGCCGAAACGGTGCGCCTTCTGGCCGGGCACCCGCGCGTGGAAGCCGTGGCGGCCACCGGACACAGCCTGGCGGGCAAGCAGCTGTCGGAGATCTTCCCGCATCTGGCCAACGCCGACCTGCCAGTCGTAAAGGCCGAGGATGTCGACTGGGCCGATATCGATGTCGCCTTTGGCTGCCTGCCGCATGGCACCAGCCAGGACCTGATCGAAACCCTGCCGGAACATGTCCGCGTGGTCGATCTGTCCGCCGATTATCGCCTCCGCGATGCCGACCTCTATGCCGAGACTTATGGCCGGCCGCACCTCAATCCTGCCCGGACCGCTCAGGTGAAATATGGCCTACCGGAATGGCGCGGCGCTGATCTTTCCGGCGAAACGCTGGTCGCATGCCCGGGCTGCTATCCGACGGCCAGCCTGCTGGCCCTGCTGCCGATCATCGACACGATTGATCCGGACAGCGTCATCATCGATGCCAAGTCGGGCGTCTCCGGCGCCGGACGCGGCCTGAAAGAGGGCAACCTCTTCTCCGAAGCCGCCGAAGGCGTGCATGCCTATGGCGTCGGCACCCACCGGCACGCGCCCGAGATCGAGCAGGAGCTGAACCTGCAGACCGGCCGCACGGATATTGGCGTGACCTTCACCCCGCACCTTATTCCGATGACCCGCGGCGAGCTGGTGACCTGCCATGTTCGCGGCGATGTGGATCAGATCCATGCGACGCTGGTGGCGAAGTACGCCGATGCCCCCTTTGTCTCTGTCCTCCCCCTCGGCGCGCCGACCCCGGACACACGGCATGTCCGCGGCACCAATCATTGCCGCATCGCCGTTTATCCCGACCGCGTCAAAGGCCGGGTCGTGGTCATCGCGGTGATCGACAATCTGGTCAAAGGCTCCTCGGGTCAGGCCATCCAGAACCTCAACCTGATGATGGACTGGGACGAAACGCTCGGGCTAGCGGGGTTGCAGGCGCTGTTTCCGTAA
- a CDS encoding DUF2064 domain-containing protein: MRRAQVLIYAKPPRMGLAKTRLARSLGSATQARRIAMMTLARTMRAAMGGAWTPILYTAPDRALGESLGGIWPAALERRSQGAGDLTDRLNKGLAEARPGPVLFIGADAPDLTPALIRHAIRDLQTHDAVFGPASDGGFWLFGLNKTARTRSPFGPVRWSGPHAMADVRANLPKGARVAELPTLVDLDEAEDWTAWRRGLR, translated from the coding sequence ATGCGCCGCGCCCAGGTCCTGATCTATGCCAAGCCGCCGCGAATGGGCCTCGCCAAGACCAGGCTGGCGCGCAGCCTCGGCTCAGCGACGCAGGCGCGGCGGATCGCGATGATGACTCTGGCCCGGACGATGCGCGCGGCGATGGGCGGCGCCTGGACGCCGATCCTTTATACCGCCCCGGACAGGGCGCTTGGCGAAAGCCTGGGCGGGATCTGGCCCGCCGCATTGGAGCGCCGGTCGCAAGGCGCGGGCGACCTCACAGATCGGCTGAACAAGGGCCTCGCCGAAGCGCGTCCCGGTCCGGTCCTGTTCATTGGCGCCGACGCGCCGGACCTCACCCCCGCCTTGATCCGCCATGCGATCCGGGACCTGCAAACGCATGACGCTGTCTTTGGCCCTGCCAGCGATGGCGGTTTCTGGTTGTTCGGGCTGAACAAGACCGCACGGACCAGGAGCCCATTCGGGCCCGTGCGCTGGTCCGGGCCGCATGCGATGGCGGATGTGCGGGCAAACTTGCCGAAAGGGGCCCGTGTGGCTGAGCTGCCGACGCTGGTTGATCTGGACGAGGCGGAGGATTGGACAGCGTGGCGGAGGGGACTCCGCTAA
- a CDS encoding TIGR04283 family arsenosugar biosynthesis glycosyltransferase yields MPAPLSIVIPALNAERVLPLCLSSLMPGLESGLIREVILVDGGSEDQTRRLAEGAGASVFSAPEKGRAAQLRHGAEQARGDWLLFLHADTALSRDWAERAKSHMTDRADTAAAFTLAYRSDHPMAKIVARRANWRARTLGLPYGDQGLMLSKKLYTEIGGYPDTPFMEDVKIVRALGKKRLTLLSAEARTDAAKYDRDGWRRRAWRNAFLITRYFLGASPEKLAKSYS; encoded by the coding sequence ATGCCCGCCCCGCTCTCGATCGTCATCCCGGCTCTTAATGCCGAGCGCGTCTTGCCGCTGTGCCTGTCCTCGCTGATGCCCGGACTGGAATCCGGCCTGATCCGCGAGGTCATCCTGGTCGATGGCGGTAGCGAGGATCAGACCCGTCGGCTGGCCGAAGGCGCGGGCGCAAGCGTGTTCTCAGCCCCGGAAAAAGGCCGCGCCGCGCAGCTCCGCCATGGCGCCGAACAGGCCCGCGGGGACTGGCTGCTCTTCCTGCACGCTGATACGGCGCTGTCGCGCGACTGGGCCGAACGGGCCAAGAGCCATATGACCGACCGCGCCGACACGGCCGCCGCCTTCACACTGGCCTATCGCTCTGACCATCCCATGGCCAAAATCGTGGCACGGCGGGCCAACTGGCGAGCCCGCACGCTTGGCCTGCCTTATGGGGACCAGGGCCTGATGCTGTCGAAAAAGCTCTACACTGAAATTGGCGGCTATCCTGACACTCCCTTCATGGAAGACGTCAAAATTGTCCGCGCGCTGGGCAAGAAGCGCCTGACGCTCCTGTCCGCCGAAGCGCGCACGGACGCCGCCAAATATGACCGCGATGGCTGGCGCCGCCGGGCCTGGCGCAATGCCTTCCTGATCACGCGATATTTTCTTGGCGCAAGTCCGGAAAAATTGGCAAAATCCTATTCCTGA